The Erythrolamprus reginae isolate rEryReg1 chromosome 6, rEryReg1.hap1, whole genome shotgun sequence DNA segment aagttgccaaggttggagaccccttctCTAGGTAAAGTAGCAGTGCTTCTTCCCACCTGTGAAGCAGAAAATGTAGTGTAAAATAAGCTCACAGTGACTTTTTCTACTCTGTCCATAACTTTATTTGTAATGGGAGGGAAAAGACTTTGTCAATTTACATCAATATCCAGGTCATATCCTTtctaaattattatatattacagtgttccctcgattttcgcgggggatgcgttccgagactgccggcgaaagtcgaatttccgcgaagtagagatgcggaagtaaatacactatttttggctataaatagtatcacaagccttcccttaacacttgaaacccctaaactgcaatttcccattcccttagcaaccatttaaattagtactcaccatgtttatttattaaggtttattaaaaaaatatttattaaaggcggatgaaagtttggcaatgacatatgatgtcatcgggtgggaaaaaccatggtataggggaaaaccccgcaaagtattttttaattaatatttttgaaaaaccgtggtatagacttttcgcgaagttcgaacccgcgaaaatcgagggaacactgtaattggatttatatgccgctcctctccgaggactcgatcTTGTTAGGTATGAATGAATAATATTAAGCAATTTAATTATAATCTTTAATATCATATTTCTGCATTCTTCTGGGTCTGGATTGTAAACTCTTAACGTTATTTGGAGCCTTTTTCAGAATCCAGTGGGCACAAAGTCAATTCATATTCTTACACTGTCATGCAGTTTGTTTAAACAACTAGGATAGATGGCTGAATCAAACTGTCACAACTGTGAGTAAAAGTGTTTGCATACTCTACACCAAgggtggattcctcccggttcggactggctctcccaaactggtagcaaccaacctgctggtgatgtcacaatgttgACACTGACCTGTTTCAGTTGGTGCCAAtacatgggcgccaccatctttttttaaaaaaaaaaaaggagggagattttgatccccttatacagaccgctggtgagaccacatttggagtactgtgttcagttctggaggcctcacctaaaaaaagatattgacaaaattgaatgggtccaaagacgggctagaagaatggtggaaggtcttaaacataaaacgtatcaggaaagacttaatgaactcaatctgtataatctggaggacagaaggaaaaggggggacatgatcgaaacatttaaatatgtcaaagggttaaataaggtccaggagggaagtgtttttaataggaaagtgaacacaagaacaaggggacacaatctgaagttaattgggggaatgatcaaaagcaatgtgagaaaatattatttcactgaaagagtagtagatccttggaacaaacttccagcagacgtggttggtaaatccacagtaactgaatttaaacatgcctgggataaacatatatccattgtaagataaaatacaggaaatagtataagggcagactagatggaccatgaggtctttttctgccgccagtcttttatgtttctatgtttctaaaaagtttttaaaaattctgattttttttttaaaaaatcctcctgAGCCTGCACAGAAGCTGGATTTACAGCACTATGCATGTTGTTgacatcttgtttttgacttttaattttttttaatttttcagattttttggcACATGCGCGAGCACCCACGTGGCGTGGGAAGAAGCGATCTAGCAGCGAGGTAagtaggaatccacccctgctctGCACCCCATTAAAAAGAGCACAGATATTTTAACACTGCATACTTttccatgtatgtatgtgtgtttattcAGAGCAGAAAGAAACCGGCTCTTACCCTCTTCCTTGAGCGTCTTCCTGTTCCCGTTGGAAATAAAAACAAGCAATCCCAGGTTCCCTTTCATTgtgtaatttgtttttatttttttcctttaaacatCCCTTTAAGGGTGAAATGAAATCCAACCATTTACAGAGAAAATGATTTCAGTATGTACACACTGATTTACCCTTACAAAATTATTAATATAGGTATTATAAATTAGACTTTAGGGGACTTCTACGTATTTGGAGAGTCCCACATAAACCTCAGCCGACACGGGCCACAAAAGCTATTTCAGTTCGCAAGTGTAAGACATCCCACATCCTTCCCTTGAGAAACAGAAGTCCTATTTTCAGGACTTCTCTCTGTGGTAATTACACAGGACAGTGGTGCATCCTTGTTGCCAAACGTCCTATTTAAGCCAATGTAGCAAGCCTAGTAACTTCAACGATGGTATAACACAATGTGCCCTATGTCCTAACACTGTAGTGCTATTAAGGCCTCTGTTTCCTCCTATAGCcacacaactagacttaccaATAACGTATTTTCCCTTTTAAAGATTCTCCAAAGGTGGAAAAGCAGCTTGGAAGTAGACATTAATGAAGGCGAGAGCAATCCCTTCCTTTATTAAAGTAGCTACtgcgtttccctgaaaataagaccctgtcttatatttttgtgGGGACcatgaaataagcgcttggccttattgccatgcactcaaaagcctgattgggcttattatcaggagatgtcttatttttggggaaacaggcagaggtgggctgctaaggtggaacggtgacgtgggCTCGCCAccttggctctgagtgctagcggagtccagtgcaattctactgcacctgggcaggtagctaaATCGCATGCAGACACACAGGTGTGcctgctagcggagtccagtgcaattctccTACTGCacctgcccaggtacagtagaattgcgctggactccgctagcactcagagccatgggggcgagcacacatcaccgttccaccttagcagcccacctctggaaacAGGGTAGCTTTTAATGAACTTACAAGACAAAATATCTTGTCCCTTACAACCTATGCCAGAATGTGAGTATAGGTCAGACAGCCATCACTTTTGAAACCAgggtaaaaaagagaaaaatatagcgATTGGCCAGGAGCAAGCAATGAATCAATATAAACATCCATTCAGTTTCCAGGTCTGTTCAGCTGcggttttaaaaaattataacccttttgacaggggtgggttcttcccagttcggaCCGATTTGTtcaaaccagcagcaacccactgatgatgtcacaatgacatcaccaacttgggcttttttttttcttctgagcatgcacagaaggcgaatttccagcactgtgcatgctgtcgccatcttttttttaaaaaaaaaaattctggattttttggcactgcgcaggCGCGCACCCACGCAGCTTGGGGGGGAAGTGGAATGACACCAGGGTAAGTAGGAACCCAGCCATGACTTTTGAATGATTCAGAATCTCCTTGAACAGTATGCCTgctgaagaaaataaaatgagCTTCCTGGTTTTTATTTAAAACAGATCTTGGAAGATAATAAGGAGATATatagtaagagaaagagagaaagtaagaaaagaaCCCCAGGGGGAATCAAACGATGAACACATACAATCCTATAGTTAATGCCAGATATCTTACTTAACTAGAAAAGCTTTTCTTAACTTGCTGTTTTCTTAGATATTGAGACGGCAATTGCATTAATATTCAGCCACCGTGGACTTTGCTTAAGCTGATTTGACTGCCTGCCATTCTAAGAGCAGGTTGCGGAAAGCTAAAATAAGATGTGCCAGCATTGTagtgaacattaaaaaaaagagagagagaattaggacAAATGGACAAAGGCAATAGCATAATTCCAGAAGTCTCCTAAGTCGCTGCCTGGTATTGTATAAGAGATTAAAAGATAAGAAGACAAGAATAAATTAAAGCCATGATTAGCCTAGTTTATATAAGAAGTAAATAATAGAACTGTTCCTGGCTTCTGTTATGGCAAGCTGCAGACAATGGACTACAACACAGAGCACATCCCAATTGCAGTCACAAAATTAGCACATCATAGAAGCTGATAAGATAAAAACCGCTCTCCTTATGTACTTCTAAATGAGAGAAAATCACGGTGTTTTATAAAAGAAGGTCACTGAATTCCGCCCTCGCAATTAAAGAGAGGCATACCCTACGATTGTGAggatgaacctatggcaagcaTGCTACAGGctgcacgtggagccatatctgaagacacgcgaggcattgccctatgccagctgacttttggccttctggagagcAGGAGGAGGCCggttttttgtcctccccagactTCAGTAAAGCCTCCGGAGCACGTGGATGTCAAAAAAAacgggcccaatgggcctactggaagtcttcacgcacctttttggcacccgagcaaaaaaaggttcaccatcaatggccTAGGATGAATATTACAGCCTGGTTTTATCAGGCTGTTAAGTTTGAAAAAGGAGTAGAATGTCGTAGGAGTAAGGCGTTCTCTGAACACTATACAGATGAGAAGCTATGGTCCAAAAGTAGACTGCAAAGTAGGCACCACTTATTAATACGCAGTGTGGCTGCCATGCTTAAACTCATCAACAGATTTGTTTGGAACAGTAGAGAAGGATAGAGTGGGGTAAAGGctgtaaagaaaatatatatttttgatccATAACTGTTGAGGCATTACCCTATTAGCTCCAGGTTTTCATGATGgctgagaaggaaaaagaaaaaagccattTCCCAAAACGTAGGTCTAACCCCACGATAGATGCTCTAACGATTGTTATTAGTGCAAAGTTCCTTACAGTCTGCTCTATGAAACTGAATACTAGTagcaatataataaataaatagatggttcATATACCAGAAATGTTTCAGGCTACCCTGTGCAAAAGTTTGCTGTTACTATTATTAAAGCAGAGGTTTTACTGTaaattctccttttctctcccattAGAGGTCAGTTTCAAGTTTCACTTTGGTGCAATTGGAGGAGGAGACCATAACAAAGAGTCCTTTCAGCGTCCCAGAGGAATTTAGTGCTAATTTATCCATTTAAAATGGGATCATCTGTTCCTTGGAAACAACAGTGGAAgcggaaaaaaataaagggagaaaaagagatgtgGGAAAGAAAAAGGTGGTAAAAATAATTTGTAGGACGATAACAGAAGAACTCGGAAACATTTTGGCTGCATTTTGATGACAGGTGAAGCCAAGAGTTTGTGCTAATGGGCGAATTAGGAATTCATGGGCATTCATTGTAAAAATCAATCACAGTCACATGTAGGTGGTAAATTATATGTGTTGCACAATCAGTGTTGACTGAGCTGAAGGGAAAGATGAAAACTCCACAGTAATACTCGTAGTATAGAAAAACATCTCTTGTCTTTTTAAGTAAAGTTGATTGACTTGAACTAATGGCCAAGATATGCTTCAACCTCCCAGTTCCTGTCTCACCAAGTATAAAAGTGCAGTTTTTCCCCCTCTTACAGGAGCTTGGAAGCACCTCCTCCGTTTGCTTTGTTCCTATCAATGCTGAAGAAGCATCTCCCAATTACTGATTTTTAATGGAATTATAAGCACTAAATACTATGGTCTCTAGAGTAGCCTCCCTCAGCTTTCCAAATGTGAAGTCCACCATATTTAGAGAACACCGCAGTGGAAAGGGTTGGCCCTAAAGTGGAACAACTTGCAATCTTTCTGATGTTGGATACCTAACTCCTGTCACTTCTTATAACTGAGTGCGTGGATAGACCCactggtgggctgctaaggtggaacagtggtatgtgcttgcccccgtggctctgagtgctagcggagtccagcgcaattctgctactgcctctgggcagggagcgaaattgCGTGCGGACACGCAGGGGTGCCATGGGCGaacacacgtcactgttccaccttagcagcccacctctggatagaCCTCATGGTGGTTGAAGTTTAATTAGAACAGGAGAGCAATGAAGATTgtggtctagatcagtgtttcccaaccttggccacttgaagatatctggacttcaactcccggaattctggctggggaattccgggagttaaagtccagatatcttcaagtggccaaggttgggaaacaatggtcTAGATTCTCATTCCGTCACAAGGGTGAaggcaaaaaaccccacttcctgcAACCGCAGTGAAGTAACACTAAGAAAAACCTGGTGTTTCACTATCTTCAGTTCCTCCCTAGTGGTTCTTTTGCTATTGCTACATATTTGCTTGAACATAGCCACATGACTCTTGAAATATTTTTCTCTGTTCTCCTCCGACATGACAAATCTTTCTCACAATATAAGGCATATTGTATCGTCTCTGGCTCAGTTTAATTTTACAACAGAGCAAGTAACAGCATCGATAGAAGGAAAGTTTAACATAATTTATCATTGAACTCCATCCTGATGCTGATCACAAGATAAAAAGTAGCACAGGTCTCTTCTGGGTAAAAAGACAGATTTTAAGCAATCTCTTTTGTACTTATCATAAaacaatttctttttattattttgttggcAAAGGAGCCACCCTTGAAGTGCAAACCAAAAACCCCTACTCCTCTCTGCTCAAATCCTCTTTGAATCCTGAAATTTTGCTATTGGAACAGAGTCTGCGTTTTGATATTCACCACATTGAAAGAAAAGTTGGAGGATGAACTGGCACAGGCAGAAGGTGCAAAAGACAAATCACATACAACGTGGCCTGCAGTCTCTAGAATGGTAGAACCTCAGTTACGGTAAAGGCAGAAAAGAGTGTGAAATGTTGGGTGGATCAAACAAGGAAAAAGGCTGCATGCCAGAATAACACATTCTGATAAAGAAACTCATTGCTTCATATATTTTCCTAGCAGCTAGTAAAATGTAAACCTTGATCTGTTTTTCATCCTGACTCAGGGCCATAGGCGCATAAGTGatggggtggggatggggggTCGGCACTGATATATTTGATTGAAAGCTGCAaaaggctgggggtgggggggcatagAAATGCTTGGCATCCAGATTATAATTATTGGCTTCTCATTTAATTTCCATCAGATAGACACCCTCTGCCTTTGCAAACCAAATGGTTGGCATTGGTATAGCAACAATACTATCTTGTCCTCAAAATGATGGCATCATAGAGCCAAGTACCTTTGCACTTCTTCTGTTTCAGAAGTAGAAAGACGGGCACTGGAGCTCTGGACCTCCTGTCCTTTCCTCTGAAGCATTAGACACACCCTGTTTTAGTTGAAAAATGTAAACATCACGTCGCGTTGCCGAAGAAGAGGGAAGTGTAACAGTGACAGCTATATTCTTTTCAAAACTGGGGGCTACGGGTTGTGCTGACCTCTTATTCTTTATAATTAAAGGCTAGCCATCCCAAACACACCCAAAACCGGACGGCTTTTCAACCTCCGTACCCTGCCAGTTTGTAAAGTTTCCCTGAATGTCCATGATCATGAGATGGAAAGCAGAATTCTTTGGTGCTGCTAGGCTCCCAGTTTGTGTGTGCTCCCATCTTTGTATCCTCATCTCACAGACGCATGTGGCAAATTATAAAGATCCCAGATGAGCTCCATGTCCATTTTCACTGACAAAAATCTCCCTTAGTGGCCACATGTTAGGAAAGCAGAACAGCCGTCGATGCCAAAGtacttagggtttttttaaataatggaacTGAATGTTATCCTTAGCTATACTACAAAGGCTGTAGGGGTTTTGGCACATTCATGCCTTCACACATCCACTGCATGCTCTCCAGATCCCATGCTTCCTGCATCAGGTTTTTCTTCAATCCTACACAAAGCTAGTTCCTGGGGACAGGAATGTCCCTAGTTATTAACATAACTAGGAGTCCCTttccgcacacacacacacataccctaaGTCTCTTGTCTGCAGTGGGACTGTCAGGTTAGAGAAAATGTACAAATCCCAGCAgaatggggcaggggggggggaactaaAGACACAGTCTgactttccctttccccccccccaaagatccTGTTTCCTCATGCAAGCCCCCTCCCCTCACCCTGTTCCCTTTGCCTTCTGATAGGGATTTTCCAACAAGTAACCAAACCGTTGATAATTCTTCAAAAGGTATTTGGGGGCATACATTTGTTCTTTGGGGTCTGCAGGTGGATACTCCTGGGTGGTACCATCAAACCACCCACCAGTCCGAATTAACTCCCGGATATAGTTCAGGTCTCGCTTGTCCTCATAGTCACCCCAACGGGGAAAGTCCCCGTTCTGAGCCGAAACCAGTTTAAAATAAATCCCTTCTGGTGTGAAACACCAAGAGCAATGCCAGCCAGCAAAGTGGAGCGGGCTGCCCAGCGACCACTGTACTAGGATGTGGCCTGTGCTGTTTTCGTACTGCCGGAAGCCTGGCATGGTATAATATTCTCTCCGGCGTAGGCGAATTCCGTCGGTGGCGTAAACAGCCTGGAGCATTCCAACCGTACAACCAGAAACCACCTCTAGAGTGCCAGGTTGCTTCCAGAAAAATCCATAGAGAGATTTGCGCATGTGGAAGGCAAAAGGCTCCGTCCAACCGTCATAGAGTTTGAGGAAAAGCACGCCGTCGCGGGCCGGGATTTCATCCGCGTCGTCGATAATGAAAACGTCGTCCGGACGCAGATTGCGGAAGCGAGAGATGCCGTCTCGAGTTAGGAAAGTACGCAGGTAATCATCAGCGATCCAGCCATCCTGGCGGCCACCCGGGGGGAAGTGATCCAGGAAGACATAGAGCACCTTGTGGCGGATGTAATCGAAGGAGCCGTTGAGTAGCATCTCGCGGAACTTGAGAGGGCGTGGCTCGCCATAGGCTGTGAAGTTCGATTCGCAAACCACAAAGGCATCCACCACATCTCCCAGCTCGTGAAAACGCACATCCAAGAGGTCAAATTCGTGATTCACATTGATGGCGTTGATGACTCTCCTGGGCACCTCCCGTGGTGTCAGACGGTCTTTTGTGGGGAGATTTGAATACTGAACCACAGTGGGGACACCACAGCTGGGTCCATGCCAGCCTGTCAGGCACATGCACTCCACCCATTTACGTCGTTTTGTCCCACTGGCACTCAAAGGTTTGCGGCCTGTGCGCCCGGTTAGAACTCCCTCTATCTTCTCCTCCGGGCGTCCTGCTAGTGGCTTTTCCAATATCTTAGTCCCTGGCTTGAAGCAGACCCCGCCAGCTTTGGTGCGTACAAAGTATTCTGCGGTGTCTTCAGGTAGCACCAACTCAGCTTTGTGCAGCTCCTCACCAGCTTTGCTTGGGGAGAGAGGCTGAAGCAGTGGCGAGTGAGAATACAATGGTGTACGGAGAATTTCTGGAACCCCGGAGTCAGGGCTAGCCTGAGGTGTGACCGGTACATTGTTCCAAAATAAGTTAGACACGAGGTTAGGGCTAAGCGATGCCAGCTCCCTGGGGAATGTGACATAGGAGAGGGCCTtcaagaaatggaggaaggagatGAGGCAGAGACCAGCCATGCACAGAGTCAAAAAGAGCTTGTGGCGTCTCATCTTCATCCTGCgatggagagaaagggaagagaggggaCATTTAGTCATTTTTTTCCCACACTAGCTTGCAAGAATACTTAAACACTTTcaaatttctctccccccccccataatcaATCATTGACATAGGACACTAGCAACAGTGCTTTATAAAGATTACATAAATAATACAGTACAAGAAAATGAAAACAGTGCTACGTATATAAAAATGATTTTACCAGATATGGGATAGAGGCATAATAAGCTATTTGAAAAAGACCAATGTTAATATAGGAAATGTACGCAAATATATGGAATCTACAAAACAGGATAAAACCAATGCACAAATAATTCTGCCATTCTATTAATCCTATTGTGACTTCAGTCACTGACCCTTTGTGTTTTAGGCAAAGCTGTGGTTGCAGATTGACCAGTAGGTCTTCTCAAGTTGTAGTATTCTTACATAGAGCTTTGTATTAATTCTGGCTTTCATATAATTTGTTTTCTAAATGTCCACTGCATTAGGAGTTTCGCCCTGAATGACGACCTAAAAGCACTAAACAAAATGAACTAAGCATTTAAATTATATATCTGTTACCATTTTGACATTTATGGGTAcagtccataaaatcatatgctgcaacgtcctgcctgtcagtgactacttcagctt contains these protein-coding regions:
- the MGAT3 gene encoding beta-1,4-mannosyl-glycoprotein 4-beta-N-acetylglucosaminyltransferase — its product is MKMRRHKLFLTLCMAGLCLISFLHFLKALSYVTFPRELASLSPNLVSNLFWNNVPVTPQASPDSGVPEILRTPLYSHSPLLQPLSPSKAGEELHKAELVLPEDTAEYFVRTKAGGVCFKPGTKILEKPLAGRPEEKIEGVLTGRTGRKPLSASGTKRRKWVECMCLTGWHGPSCGVPTVVQYSNLPTKDRLTPREVPRRVINAINVNHEFDLLDVRFHELGDVVDAFVVCESNFTAYGEPRPLKFREMLLNGSFDYIRHKVLYVFLDHFPPGGRQDGWIADDYLRTFLTRDGISRFRNLRPDDVFIIDDADEIPARDGVLFLKLYDGWTEPFAFHMRKSLYGFFWKQPGTLEVVSGCTVGMLQAVYATDGIRLRRREYYTMPGFRQYENSTGHILVQWSLGSPLHFAGWHCSWCFTPEGIYFKLVSAQNGDFPRWGDYEDKRDLNYIRELIRTGGWFDGTTQEYPPADPKEQMYAPKYLLKNYQRFGYLLENPYQKAKGTG